GCGATGGCTGCCGTGTTTGCGTTGCGCCCGTCCGCGATGAGCTGGAGGGAGGCGGGGCGGCCCGTCTGGAGGTTGCGGGAGAAGTCCGGCGGAATGGTGAGCCCTACGACAATGTCCCGGTTGTCGATCATGCGGTCGATGTCCTTTTCCGTGGCTGCCGTGGCCTGCCGCCGGAAGATGCCGGTGCCTTCCAGGTCCGCGATGTACTGGGCGGCCGCTTCCCCGCCGTCCTTGTCCAGCACGGCGTAAGGCACGCGCGTGACGTTCATGGTAGCCGCGTATCCGAAGATGCAGATCTGGATGACGGGCGGGATGATGAGGGCCATGCGGCTTTTTTTGTCCCGGAGGACGGCCAGCAGTTCCTTTTTGACGAGGGAGGCTATTCTGACGAAGAAGTCCATGGCGTTATTCTAGGGATTTGGGGGCTTTCAGGCGGGCGATGCCCATGAGGACGACGGCAAAGACGCCCAGCGTGATGCAGCACGGGATGATGACGGAGGGGATGTCCCCGGCCAGGAAGAGGGTCTGGAGCAGGGTGACGTAGTAGCGCGCCGGGATCATGTAGGTGAGGGCGCGCACGGCGGGCGGCATGTTCAGGATGTCATACAGGAAGCCGGAGAGCATGAGGGCCGGCATGAAGGTGCCCATGATGGCGAACTGGCAGGCCAGGAACTGGTTTTTCGTGGCGGTGGAGATGACGAGGCCCAGCCCCAGGGCTACGATCAGGAAGAGGGCGGAGACCGCCAGCAGCAGGGTGAGGGAGCCGCGGATGGGAATGTCAAAGACGAAGGCGGCGAAGACCATGGAGATGGCCAGGCTGACCATGCCCAGCAGGAAGTTGGTGGCCGCCTTGGCGGTGAGGATTTCCCCGCTGCCCACGGGGGTGACGAAGAGGCTTTCCAGCGTGCCCCGTTCATATTCCCGCGCCATGACCAGGGAGGTGAGGAGCGCCCCGATCATGGTCATGATGGTGACGATGACGCCGGGAACCAGGTAGTAGTGGCTGTCGTTGGCTTCATTGAAGCGGGTGCGCGTCTGCACGTCCAGCACGGGGGCGGACTGTCTGTCCAGGGAGGCCGCCCAGGAGCCCACAACGGCCTGGAGGTAGTTGCGGATGAGGGTGGCCTGGTTGGCGTTGACTCCGTTGACGACGATCTGGACTTTCGTGACGCCGCCGTTGAGCGTGTCCGGGGCGTCGCTTTGCAGGGCGATGAAGGCGTCCGCCTGATGGGTGCGCAGCTTTTCTTCCGCCTCGCGGGAGGAGAAGACGCGGGTGGTCTGGAAGTATTTGGAGAGGGTGAGGCGCGTTTCCAGGTTGGTGGATTCGCTGGAGGCCGGAACGGCCAGGTACGCGATGCGCACGTTTTTGATGTCCATGCTCATGCCGTAGCCGAAGAGGAGCAGGAGCACGGCGGGGAGAATGACGGCGATGCCGATGTTGCCGGGGTCCCTCACCACCTGGTGGAGTTCCTTGACGATGAGGGCGCCGATGCGTTTGAGGGAGGCCGTCATGATTTTTCCCCTCCCTTCCGCATGTGTTCCTCCGTGATGGCCAGGAAGGCGTCTTCCAGGGAGGCCGGGGCGCCGTCCTTGCGGGGCGGGGCATAGTTGCGTATTTCATCCGGAGAGCCTTCCGCCAGCGTGGTTCCGTCCATCATGATGAGCATGTTGTCGCAGAATTCCGCTTCCCCCAGAAAGTGGGTGGTGATGATGATGGTGACGCCTTTTTCCGCCAGGGAGTTGATGCGCAGCCAGAAGTCGCGCCGGGCCAGGGGGTCCGCGCCTGAGGTGGGTTCGTCCAGGAAGAGGATGTCCGGGGAGTGGAGCAGGCCGCACGCCATGCTCAGGCGCTGCTTGTAGCCGCCGGGCAGGTGGGCTGCGGGGGCATTCATGTACGGGGTGAGGTGGAATTCTTCTTCCATGGAGCGGATGGCGTCCCGCCGTTCCTTTCCGGCCATGCCATAGGCTCCGGCAAAGAATTCCAGGTTCTGCCGCGTGGTGAGCATGCCGTACATGGAGAATTTCTGGGCCACGTACCCCACTCTTCTCCGCGCGCGGGCGGCGGCGGTTCTCAGGTCCGCTCCGGCCACGTTAAGGGTGCCTCCGGTTGCGGGCAGGAGGCCGCAAAGCATGCGGAACGTGGTGCTTTTTCCGGCTCCATTTGGTCCCAGCAGGCCGAATACCTGCCCCCGGCTGACGGAGAAGCTGACGTGGTTGACGGCGGTGAAGCTGCCGAATTTGCGTACAAGGTCCGTTACCTGGATGATGGTTTCTCCGCCGGTCCCCTGGTCGGGAGGAGGTGTTTCCGCGGGAGCGGGGATGTCCTGCGGGGTGAGGTCCGTCTGTCCGGCCAGCAGGGTCATGAAGCCGTCGGAAAAATCCGGCTGCCCCGGCTGCGGGTGGTATTCCTCCAGCTTCTGCCGCGTGGGGTGGTCACGCGGCAGGATGATGCGCACGGTGCCTCCCTGTGGAGTGGCGTTGATGATTCCGGGCAGGGCGGCCAGCCTGCTCTGGAACTGGCGCGCGTGGATGCCTTCCGGCGTGCGTACGGTGATGCACATGCCCTCCGCGCGGGCGATGACGTCCGCGGGCGGAGCATCCATCAGCAGGCCCCCCTTGTACATGATGAGGGTGCGGTTGCAGTAGGCGGATTCATCCATGTAGGAGGTGCTGACCAGCACGCCCACGCCTTCCTCACGGGAGAACTGCCCCAGGATGTTCCAGAGTTCCCGGCGTGAGAGCGGGTCCACCCCCACGGTGGGTTCATCCAGCAGGATCAGGGGCGGGGAGGAGACCAGGGAACAGCACAGCCCCAGCTTCTGCTTCATGCCGCCGGAGAGCTTGCCCGCCAGGCGCGTGGTGAAGCGCTCCAGGCTGGTCATGGAGAGCAGGCTGCGGAAGCGTTTTTCCCGGTCCTGACCGGAGACGCCGTGCATGCGGGCGTAAAGCTCCATGTTTTCCCTCACGGTAAGATCCTCGTAAAGACCGAATTTCTGCGGCATGTACCCGATGGAGGCCTGAATGGCCCGCGCTTTTTTGACGGAGTCCAGATTGAGTACGGAAATGGAGCCTTCATGCGGCTTCATCAGTCCGGTGATGAGGCGGATGAGGGTGGTTTTTCCCGCGCCGTCCGGCCCCAGCAGGCCCACGATTTCCCCGGGGGAAAGGCGGAAGGAGACGCCGTCCACCGCCGCAAAGGGAACGCCCGCCGGGTCCGGAAACATTTTACGGACGTTCCGGCAGTCAATCAGGGGCTGGGAGTCCGCGTTCATGGCCTGGGCTGTTCCAGAGCCCGCTGCCCGGCGGCTTGGTCCAGCGGGATGGTGACCGTGGCGGGGGCGCCCAGCCGCAGCCGGTTGTCCGGATCGTCCACGATGATGCGCACTTCATATACCAGGGCGGTCCGGAGGTCCGGCGTTTCCACGTTCTTGGGCGTGAATTCCGCCACGGAGGAGATGAAGCCCACCGTTCCCTTGAAGTCCGTATCCGGGAAGCTGTCGTTATGGACGGTGGCGGAAAAGCCGGGTTTTACCTTTCCCAGCTGGGATTCGGTCAGATAGGCCCTGACCCATTTGGTGTGGTTCAGGGAGAGGTTGTACACGGGTTTCTGCGGGGAGGCCATGTCCCCCTTTTCCAGAATCCGGTTGCGCACCACGGCGTTGCTTGGGGCGTAAAGCACGGCGTCCTTCAGGTTCTGTTCCCTGATGACCAGGTTGGCCTTCGCCTGGTTATACTGGGCCAGGGACTGGGCAATGTCTTCCGCGCGGGAGCCCGCCAGCAGCAGTTCCAGCTGTTTTCTGGCTACGTCCAGGTTGGCCGCCGCCACTTGCTGGGAGGCTACGGCGTCGTCCGCCTCCTGCCGGGAGATGGATTTGGTGTCAGCCAGTGCCACTAGTCTCTTGCTGCGCACTGCGGCGTTGTTCAGCGTGGCTTCCGCCGCTTCCACGTTTGACCGCGCCTGGGCTATTTCCTCCGCGCGCGGGCCGTTTTTAACGCGCAGGTAGTTCTGGCGCGCGGCCTCCGCCGTCTGGCGCGCTTCATCCACAGCCTGCTGCAGGCGCACCGTTTCCAGCGTGGCAAGTTTCTGCCCGGGGACCACGGTGTCTCCCTCATCCACCAGCACGGAGTCAATCCGTTCGGAGATCAGGAAGGCCAGGTCCACCTGGCGCAGGTCCACGTTGCCGTAAAGGACGGCTTTATCCTCAGGCCCGGACGGAGCTTCCCGGTAGATGAACCAGGCTGCCGCTCCTGCCGCCGCAAGAAGAATCAGGAGGATCACCAGTTTTTTCATGTCTCTATTTATACAAGTGTATAATTTTTTACAAGTAAAAATACGTCCGGCATGACGGAGAAGGAATTAGCGGTTTACTAACGGGGGCGGAACAGGCATAATCCGGCGACTTTTACTTTTCCTATTATTGATATGATGACCGCCACCGAGATACGCCAAAGCTTTCTGGACTTTTTCCGCGAGAAACAGCACACGGTCGTGCCCTCTGCTTCTTTGATGCCCCAGAGCCCCGGATTGTTGTTCACTAATGCCGGCATGAACCAGTTTGTTCCGTATTTCCTGGGGGTATGGACCCCGCCGTGGACGCCTGCCCGCGCCACGGACACTCAGAAGTGCATCCGCGCCGGCGGCAAGCACAACGACCTGGAGGATGTGGGTTATGATTCCTACCACCATACGTTTTTTGAAATGCTGGGGAATTGGTCCTTTGGGGATTATTTCAAGAAGGAGGCCATCCAGTGGGCCTGGGAGCTGGTGGTGGAACGGTGGGGGTTCCCGGCGGAACGGCTGTACGCCACCGTATACTCGCCGGACAAGAGCAAGGGCGATCCCGGAGAGTTTGACCAGGAGGCCTGGGATTACTGGGCGGAGCTGTTCCGTTCCCGCGGTCTGGACCCGGACGTGCAGATCGTGCACGGGAACGTGAAGGATAATTTCTGGATGATGGGTGAAACCGGCCCCTGCGGCCCCTGTTCCGAGCTGCACGTGGACCTGACCCCGAAGGGGGATACGAAGGGGAGCCTGGTGAACAAGGATTCCGACCAGTGCATAGAAATCTGGAACCTGGTGTTCATCCAGTATAATGCGGAGAGCAACGGTTCCATGCGCAATCTTCCGGCGTGCCATGTGGATACGGGCATGGGCTTTGAACGCGCGTGCTCCATCATGCAGTGCACGGACGGGTTCAAGGATTTTTCCCGCAAGCCGTCCAATTACGCCACGGACGTGTTCCGTCCCCTGTTTGACCGTCTGGAGGTTTTAAGCGGACGCAAGTATGCGGACGTGTATCCGGCGCCCGGTTCCAAGAAGGTGGGCGCGCAGGATGATTCCCTTCAGGAGGCGATTGCCTTCCGCGTGATTGCGGACCATCTGCGCACGCTCAGTTTTTCCATAGCGGACGGCATTTTGCCTGGCAACAACGGCCGTAATTACGTGCTGCGCCGCATTCTGCGCCGTGCCGTGCGCTACGGCCGGCGCCTGGGCTTCACCCAGCCGTTCCTGGCGGAACTGGTGGATACGCTGGTGGAATCCTTCGGCCAGGTGTTCCCTGAGCTCGCCACCCGCGCCGCCACCGTGAAGGAGGTGCTGAACCGTGAAGAGGCCAGCTTTAATGAAACGCTGGACCGCGGCCTGGAATTGTTTGATGCGGAAACGGCTTCCGCCGGAAAGGTGAGCGGGGAGTTTGCGTTCAAGCTGTATGATACGTACGGTTTCCCGATTGACCTGACGGCCCTGCTTGCGGAAGAACGCGGGCTGGAAATTGACATGGACGGGTTCAACAGGCTGATGAATGAGCAACGGGAACGCGCCCGCGCCGCCCGCAAGAGCGAGGTGGTCCGCGCCCTGGATTTGAAGACGGATGCCGTGACGGAGTTCACGGGGTACGATGTGGACGAATGCGCCGCCACGGTGTTGGAAGTGAGCCGCCAGGGGGATTCCCTGTTCATCATTACGGACAAGACTCCGTTTTACGCGGAGATGGGCGGCCAGGTTTCCGATGCCGGGTTGATTGAAATAGGCGGGGACAGCTACCATGTGATGGCCGTCCAGCAGATCGGGAATGCCCGCGCCCATGTGGTGGAAGCCCGCGAGGGGCTGGCCGTGAAGCCGGGGGACCGCGTGCATCTGAGCATTGACGCGGAACGCCGCCGCCGTGTGGAGGCGCACCATACCGCCACCCACCTTCTTCACTGCGCCCTGCACCAGGTGGTGAGCCCGGATGCGGCCCAGCAGGGTTCCTACGTTTCGGAAGACCGCCTGCGCTTTGACTTTAACAGCGGCGCCGTCACGCCGGACCAGCTCCGCCGGATTGAAGAGAAGGTGAACGGCTGGATTGAGGAGGCCCTGCCGGTTCACTGCACGGAACGCGCCTATGCGGACGTGAAGGGAAATTCCGCGATTGCCCAGTTCTTTGGCGACAAGTACGGGGACGTGGTGCGCGTGGTCCAGGTGGGCGGCTGCCGGAATGAACTGGACGGCGTTTCCATGGAGTTCTGCGGCGGCACGCACATTGCCAATACGAAGGATATAGGCCTGTTCAAGATCAAGAGCGAGGGGGCCATCGCCTCCGGCGTGCGCCGCATTGAGGCCATGACGGGAGACGCGGCTCTGGAAATGATCCGCCAGCACGTCGTCGCCAAAAGCCTGGAAATCGCCAGGGCGGTGGAAAAAATCAAGGAGGTGAATGGGGAACTGGCGGATATGGGGCTGGAACAGGTCCCGGTCCCCACGATTGAAGGCAAGCCGGGGCTGTCCGCCCTGGGCGCTTCCGACATTCGGACGGTGAATGATTCCCTGGCGCGTTTTGACGCCTCCGTGGAGCATTTCAAGCAGACGGCCCTGGAGGCGGAAAAGAAGCTTAAGAAGGCCCGCGCCGGGCAGTCCGCCGCCAGGGCTGACGCCCTGCTGAATGAATGGCTTTCCGATGACCCCGCCTCCCTGATCCAGGTGGCGGAGGGCGCCGGGGAATTGCTCCAGGAATTACTGAACGGTCTGAAAAAGCGCCAGTATGCGGGCGCCGCCTTCCTGCTGTGCGTGGACAGTTCTTCCTTGCTCCTGGGCGCTTATTGTGGCAAAGATGCCATTGCGGACGGATTGTCCGCCGGAGACATGATCCGTGAGGTTTCCGCTCTTGCCGGAGGCAAGGGGGGCGGCCGTGCGGACCAGGCCCGCGGTTCCGCCCCGCAGGATGCAGATCCCCAGGCCCTGGCTGCGGCGGCCCGCAATATTATTAATGATTAGCCCCGTACAGGGGCGCCCCACTGGATACTGATCATGGACAAGAAGATTTTTCCGGACGAACCTGAGATTCCCATTCTGCCGAACCTGTTTACGGCAGGGAACCTGGTGTGCGGATTTTTCGCCATTCTGACGATTTTTGAAGGGATCAACCAGGCGGACAGCGACGCCGTGGCGGCCTTTTCCTATTACCAGAATGCCACGTTCCTGATTTTCGCGGCGTGCCTGTTTGATTTGTTTGACGGCCGCATCGCGCGCATGCGCGGGCAGGACGGCCCGTTTGGACGGGAGTTTGACTCCCTGGCGGACATCGTCTCCTTCGGCATCGCCCCGGCGCTGCTGGTGGCCAAGGCCGTCCTGTTCCAGCTTTCTCCGCCGGAGGTGGGTTGGGGCATCGGCATCCTGTACCTGCTGTGCGCCGCCCTGCGCCTGGCGCGGTTCAACTGCATGGCGGCCGCTCCCCGGAAGGAGGGGCAGAGCAGCGATTTTGTGGGCCTGCCCGTTCCGATGGCGGCGGGAGCCGTGGTTTCCACCATGTACCTGGTGATGTACCTGGCGGGCAGGGCTCCGGACGGAGCCATGGACCTGGGCGTGTTCAAGTACGTGATTGCGCTGGCGATGGCGGGAGTGTCCGTCCTGATGATGAGCCGGGTGGTTTATCCCAGCTTCAAGCATATCAACATGCGTACGCGGGGAACGATGTACGCGATCGTGCTCATTGTGCTGGCGGTCATCTGTATTTTCAAGTTCCCGTGGGTGATGCCCGCGGTCATTTTCTCCATTTACCTGCTTTACGGACTGGTGCGTCCCTGGGTGGCCCGCCGCTGGCGGAACAGGCTGGAGGCCAGCGACGAGGAATAAGACTCCCCGCTCTGTTGACGGGGCGTTCCTGAATCCGCCCCCGTTTCCGGTACAGGACGGATTGAGGCGGTTGACGCGGGGAGCCGTGTTTTAGACTTAAACAGGACATTCGTGCGCGTTCCTCCCTTGTTGGGAGAGGTGCGTATCCCTCCGGCCTGCTTCACGCGGCATGAAAGGTAAAACCGGACGGGCATCACGGGGATGGGACCGGTTGAAAGGTGGTGGGGTGGAACAGTTTTCCCCGGTATTCCGGAGCCTACTTGTTCTTCTTTTCGAAGTCGGCGGCAAAGGGGTCCTTTTCCGGAGCGGTTTCCTTGCCGTATTTCTCCACGTTTTTGTTGTCTTTAACCAGGGTGATGCACACGGGCTTGCTACGGTTGCCCATGGCGTCATACCTGTAAAGGAAGCGGCGCACGAGTTCCTTGGTCTTGGAGTCGAACATCCGTTCTTCCACCAGCTCTGCGTTCTGGTTGTAGCCGTAGCTTACGTAGAACAGCTCGTTTTTCTGCCCGTCGAAGATGAGGCAGGAGAGAAGCTGGTTGTATTTGCCCCGGGTGTAAAGCGTTACGGAAACCAGCACGTTATGGGTATTGTAAGTCGTTTTTTTCATCCCCTTGCCTTCGTTGGTCTTTTCAAAATAGCTGCGTGATCCGTCTTCATGCTTGACCAGGCGGGAGGAGGAGGTCTGGACATTGAAATCGTCCTGGCCGGCAGCCAGGGCTCCAGATGTCATGGCCAGGGGAACGATGAGAAGCAGGGGCGATATTTTCATGATGAAAAAAGTGTTTCTGACTTATTAAAGTGATGTATAGTGCCTTTGACAAGAACGTAATTAGATGAACTGGCTTGTAAGGCGAGACCTATTGAATGTGGAGCGCGGAGGCGTGCTGATGGGAATAGTGAATGTGACTCCGGATTCCTTTTCCGACGGAGGGCGGTTCCATACGCTGGAACGCGCCGTCTCCCATGCGAAGGAGCTTGAACGGCAGGGCGCTCTGATTCTGGATATAGGCGGGGAGTCCACCAGGCCGGGGGCCGCGGAGGTTTCCGTGGAGGAGGAACTGGACCGGGTGCTTCCCGTGGTGCGGGAATTGCGCCCGTGCACGGAGGCCGTGATTTCCGTGGATACCCGCCATGCAGCCGTGGCAGAAGCCGTGCTGGAAGCCGGGGCGGACGTGATCAATGATATTTCCGGATTGCAGGAGGAGGGAATGGCGGAGCTGTGCGCCGCGGCGCGTTGCGGCGTGGTGGTGATGCACATGCAGGGAACGCCGGAGACGATGCAGGAGGCGCCTTCCTATGGTGACGTGGTGGGGGAGGTGCGCAGTTATTTTGAGGAACGTTATGATTTTCTGCTGGCGCGCGGGCTTGTTCCGGAACAGATTTGCTGGGATCCCGGCATCGGCTTCGGCAAGACGGTGGAACACAATCTGGCCCTGCTGTCCAATATGGACAAGCTTCAGGTGGCGGGGCGCCCGGTGCTGCTGGGCCTTTCCCGCAAGCGCATGCTGGGCGCCATTCTGGGAAGTGTGGAGCAGGGGCGCGCCCCGCTGGGCACCGCCGTGATGACGGTGTGGGGCCATCTGCACGGCGCCGGTATCCACCGTGTCCATGACGTGGAGGAGTGCGCCCGCGCCCTGAAACTGGTGCAGACCGCTGAACCTTTTGTCCGCTGACCGCTCCCATGGAACCCGCTTCATCCCGTCCGGTATTGACGTCTCTGGCCTCCATGGCGTTTGCCCTGGCGGCATTGTTCCTGTTTCTGGCGGTGCGGGGTATTTGGCCGCTTGGAGGCCATTTTCTGGAATACATGGATAACGGGCAGCTCGTTTATCCCACCTTGAAGTATTACGCGTCCGCCCTGATGAGCGGCATGTGTGACGGGTCCTTTTTTTATGATGTCAATTCCGGTGCGGGTATTCGCGTGAGCCCCACGCTGCCGCACCAGCTGCTGGTTCCCTCCACCTGGATTGCCGTAGCCATGGGGGACTCCTTCCTGTTGAAGGACATGGTCTGGGTGATGCTGGCGGATGTGATGTGCATCTGCCTGACGGCCTCCTGGTTCCTGAGGCGCGTGTTTCCCTCCCTGTCCGTGTGCTGGACCGTGCTCCTGACGGCGGGATATGCGCTGGGGGGATTTTTCCAGACCAAGTACGGATTCATGCAGTTTCTGGACCATGCGGCCATGTTCCCCCTGTTTGCCCTGGGCCTTTACCGGCTGGTAAACGGGGGAAAGGGGTGGCTGTACGCCGTGGGGCTTTTTCTGCTGGCCACTTCCCTGTACAGCGCATTCATGGCTGTTGTCCTTGGCTGGCTGTTCGCCTGGGCCTATACGCTGCCCCTGAAAGGAACGGAGGAACGCCGCGTGCGCCTGGCCCGCGTGTTCTGGTACACGGCGGCGGTGACGCTGGCTACCTGCTACTACTGGTTGCCGATGATGGACATGAGCCGGGATTCCATGCGCTCCCTGTTCATGACTGCGCCCACGTTTTTTGAACTGACGTGGCCGTTTGACCCTCCCAAATTCCTGGAACGCCTGTATGCGTGCCTGCCGGGAATGGCCTGCGCCTCCCTGGCGGCCGTCTATCTGGCCTATGGGAGGAAGGAGGCTTCTTCATCGGACCGGGGGAGGCGGTTGTTCCTTCTCCTGCTGGGCGCGTCCGTGCTTCCCGCATTCATTGAACCCCTTCACCGGGCCGCCCATCTGTGGAGCTATGTGGATTTTCCCGTCCGGTTCGGGTTCATCCCCAATCTGGTGGCAGTCTCTTTTTGCGCCTGGATTTTGTCCGGCGGCAGGCTGCCGGAACCGGCGGGGCGCAACTGGGGCTGGGGGCTGTGCCTGGGCCTTCCCGCGGCGGCTTTTGCCGTTTCCCTGCTTGTCCTTTCCGTGACGGATGCGGATTTGGCGGTGCGCCTGCTGCCCCTGCTGTTTTTTGCGTGTGCATGGTTCTGCTGGCGGCATGCGGAAGGCGGGAAGCTGGCATGGTCCATCGCCGCCGTGATGATGCTGGGGCTGCCCGTGGGGGCTGCCGCATTCTGGAAGCGGGGAGAAGAGGAGAAAGCCGCTGTCCAGGCTCTCCATGCGGAGTGGCTGGCGCGCCGCATGGACGGGTGCGCCGGGCTTCTGCGCGTGAAGGACAGGGACCGCCTGCTGGTGGAGAATTCCGCCTGCCTGGGGCCGGTGCCTAGCATCAGCAATTTCCGGCATACCACGAGCATAGCCCATTTCCGTTTTCTGAAAAACCTGGGGTACCGGGATGAATTCACGCGCACGTACGGACAAGGGGGAACCCTGTTCTCAGATTTGCTGCTGGGGAATGGATTTATGCTGGCGTCCCGTCCCGTGGAAGGAATGGAAAGGGTGCTTTCCGGGCACGGGATGCACTTGTACAGGCTTCCGGGCGCCCGGTGGGGGCTGGTGGTTCCCCAAAACGCTCTGGGACTGAGGCTTGATGCGGAGGCTGATGTATTCACGAATCTCAATGCCTTGCATGCCGCTCTTTGTCCATCTGGGGAAGGGGCCCTGTACGTTCCCGTGGAAGTGCAGACGGAGAAGGATGGTGATGGATACAGGGGGAAGATTGCGGAATGTTCCGGCGCTGTGTACGGATTTCCGCAAACGGATATTGATGACTTCCGGGTCAATGGGCTGGCCGTCCCTGTGATGGCAGTGGCGCAGGGGAAGCCGGGCTGGACGGGGCGCACTTATAACGGAGTTTTGGAATTGAAGCAGGCGGGCAGAGCCGGGGAAACCGTAGTGGAGGGAATTCTGCGCCGTCCGGTGGAGGCCCCTCTTCTGGCGGCTGAGGCGCGCGTGCCGGAGCAGGAAGTGCCGGTGCTGGGCAGGGAACAGGATAAGTACGGGCTGGAGGCACGGGGATGGGGAGGGCATGTGGAGGCCGTTTTGTCCGCTGGAAAGGAAGAGGCGTTAATGATTCCAGTGGTTTACGACCGGGGATGGAAAGCCGAACGCAACGGCGTGGAAGCGCCCATTGAAAAAGTGGGGGAATTGATGGCGGTGCGTCTGGACGAGGGGCGTAACCGGGTGGTGTTTGATTATTACCCCCCCTTGTTAAAGGCTGCCCTGCTCGTGTCTGCGGGGGCGGCTGCGTTCTTTTTACTATGCGCGTGGCGGGTGCGGCGGCATCCGGAATCTCCCTTGAGAAGGCTGGCTGTGGGCGCCGGATACCGTTTGTTCCTGTGCTGTTCCGCACTTGTGCTGGGGGCGGTGTATATAGGGTCCGTTGTTTTGTTTATCGTGCAGTCCCTGGGGATGTGAGAAAAGCTTTCCCCTGACGGAATGCTTCCGGACGGGAAGAAGGCATTCAGCGTATGCACCACCGGTTTTTCCGCTTTTACCGGGCGTGGTGAAGAGATGTTCTGTTTTGAAGGATGGTTGACAGCGCGGCGCGGCGCGGTAGAGTGGTTGCATGCAGTCTTCCTATTGTCCGAGTCCTTATCGATATACGCGCCGCGTGACCCGGGAGGTCATGGTGGGGAATGTGGGGGTGGGCGGGTCCAATCCCATCCGGGTCCAGTCCATGCTGACGTCTGATACGCGGGATACGGACGCCTGCGTGAAGGAGGCTCTGGAACTGGCCGCCGCCGGGTGCGAGATTATCCGCCTGACGGCCCAGACCAAGGCGTATGCCGCCAATCTGGAAAACATATCCCGTGAATTGCGCGCCGCGGGCTGTCATGTGCCGCTGGTGGCGGATATTCATTTCAAGCCGGATGCCGCGATGGAGGCCGCCAAATGGGTGGAGAAGATACGCATTAATCCCGGCAATTTCATCGACAAGAAGAAGTTTGAAGTGCGGGAATATTCGGACGCGGAATATAACGAGGAGCTGGAACGCCTGCGGGAGGAGTTTACTCCCCTGGTGCTGTTTTGCCGGGAACATGGGCGTGCCATGCGCATCGGGTCCAATCACGGTTCCCTGTCCGACCGCATTTTGAACCGTTTTGGAGATACCCCGGAGGGGATGGTGGAGAGCGCGATTGAGTTTGCCCGGATTGCCCGCGACCTGGATTACCATTCCCTGGTGTTTTCCATGAAGGCCTCCAACGTGAAGGTGATGGTGGCCGCCTACCGCCTGCTGGTGGAGCGCCTGAATGCGCTGGGCCCGGACTGGAATTATCCCATTCATCTGGGGGTGACGGAAGCCGGAGGGGGCGAGGATGGACGCATCAAGAGCGCCGTGGGCATCGGTTCCCTGCTGATGGACGGCATTGGGGATACCCTGCGCGTCTCCCTGACGGAGGACGCCGTGCGGGAAGTGCCGGTGGCCTACCGCCTGTCCAATCCGTTCCAGCCGTCGGAACGTTCCGATGATCCTCCTTCTTCCTTTCCTGAACCTGAACTGGGGTTCGATCCCCTGAAGTTTTCCAAAAGGCAGGGGGGATTGGCGATGTGCTACGGCGTGCGCCTGGGCTGGGACCAGCCCGTGCGGGTGGTTGTGCCGGATGCCGGGTTTTACTCCCTTCAGACGGAACGGGAGGCGATGGGGGACATGATGCCGGAACTGGCTTATGGCCAGCTGGATGCCATTGAGGTGGACCCCCGGCGCGACGATGACCTTGAGCCGCTAAAAGAATTGGCGGAGCCGTCCATTGTCACCGTGAAGAACGGCCTGGACATGGAACCCGTTTATGCCTTCCGCCTGCTGGCGTCCCGCATTGAAGACAGGCACCTGGTTCTGCTGAAGGATACGCTGGTTCCCGGTTCCGTTTCCGAT
This DNA window, taken from Akkermansia muciniphila, encodes the following:
- the ispG gene encoding (E)-4-hydroxy-3-methylbut-2-enyl-diphosphate synthase — encoded protein: MQSSYCPSPYRYTRRVTREVMVGNVGVGGSNPIRVQSMLTSDTRDTDACVKEALELAAAGCEIIRLTAQTKAYAANLENISRELRAAGCHVPLVADIHFKPDAAMEAAKWVEKIRINPGNFIDKKKFEVREYSDAEYNEELERLREEFTPLVLFCREHGRAMRIGSNHGSLSDRILNRFGDTPEGMVESAIEFARIARDLDYHSLVFSMKASNVKVMVAAYRLLVERLNALGPDWNYPIHLGVTEAGGGEDGRIKSAVGIGSLLMDGIGDTLRVSLTEDAVREVPVAYRLSNPFQPSERSDDPPSSFPEPELGFDPLKFSKRQGGLAMCYGVRLGWDQPVRVVVPDAGFYSLQTEREAMGDMMPELAYGQLDAIEVDPRRDDDLEPLKELAEPSIVTVKNGLDMEPVYAFRLLASRIEDRHLVLLKDTLVPGSVSDEDVPLVAARNIGSLLSDGIGDALLIQGESDPRLASFLGFNILQATGTRLTRADYVSCPSCGRTLYNIQEATARIRKATEHLKGVKIAVMGCIVNGPGEMADADFGYVGGAPNKINLYVKHTPVKFNIPQEEAVERLVDLIKEYGRWVDPK
- a CDS encoding YfhO family protein; amino-acid sequence: MEPASSRPVLTSLASMAFALAALFLFLAVRGIWPLGGHFLEYMDNGQLVYPTLKYYASALMSGMCDGSFFYDVNSGAGIRVSPTLPHQLLVPSTWIAVAMGDSFLLKDMVWVMLADVMCICLTASWFLRRVFPSLSVCWTVLLTAGYALGGFFQTKYGFMQFLDHAAMFPLFALGLYRLVNGGKGWLYAVGLFLLATSLYSAFMAVVLGWLFAWAYTLPLKGTEERRVRLARVFWYTAAVTLATCYYWLPMMDMSRDSMRSLFMTAPTFFELTWPFDPPKFLERLYACLPGMACASLAAVYLAYGRKEASSSDRGRRLFLLLLGASVLPAFIEPLHRAAHLWSYVDFPVRFGFIPNLVAVSFCAWILSGGRLPEPAGRNWGWGLCLGLPAAAFAVSLLVLSVTDADLAVRLLPLLFFACAWFCWRHAEGGKLAWSIAAVMMLGLPVGAAAFWKRGEEEKAAVQALHAEWLARRMDGCAGLLRVKDRDRLLVENSACLGPVPSISNFRHTTSIAHFRFLKNLGYRDEFTRTYGQGGTLFSDLLLGNGFMLASRPVEGMERVLSGHGMHLYRLPGARWGLVVPQNALGLRLDAEADVFTNLNALHAALCPSGEGALYVPVEVQTEKDGDGYRGKIAECSGAVYGFPQTDIDDFRVNGLAVPVMAVAQGKPGWTGRTYNGVLELKQAGRAGETVVEGILRRPVEAPLLAAEARVPEQEVPVLGREQDKYGLEARGWGGHVEAVLSAGKEEALMIPVVYDRGWKAERNGVEAPIEKVGELMAVRLDEGRNRVVFDYYPPLLKAALLVSAGAAAFFLLCAWRVRRHPESPLRRLAVGAGYRLFLCCSALVLGAVYIGSVVLFIVQSLGM